In Geotalea uraniireducens, the genomic window TGGCAGTCGAAGCAGGGCCCCTTGTAGGACGGATCGGTGTTGTAGTTGACGCCGGTAACGGTGGTCGCCGAGGTAGCCGGCTTGGTGGTGCGGATAACGTAACCGGTGATCCGGGTATTGCTGCTGTCGGCGGCCGAGGTCATGTTGGCGTACGGCAGGGTCAAGAGCGTCGCCATCCCTTTTTCCTTGTGGGTGGTAACGGGAATCCGGTTCCAGCGGGTATTGTGCTCGTAGGATAGTGTCCCCGAGGCTGTTGTACCGGAGGCGATCACCGCCGTCTGGTTGTAGTTGTACAGGTTGTGGCAGCTGGTGCAGAGGTTGAACTGGTCGGTCTTGTTCTGCTTGTCCGGATTCCAGAGGACCAGGTTGCCGGAGGCATCCCGCCCTTTCACGCCGCGCAGCCCGCCGCCGTGCTGGTGGCAGGTATCGCAGGTGAAGGCGGTGTAACCGGTGGTCACCACCGGCGGTCCATAGGCCGCATTGCCGAGGATGGTGGCATCGCCGGTGAAGCCGGACTGGTTGGAGAGGACGGCACCTTCGTGGGTGTGGCAGCGGATGCAGAGCCCGCTGGTGTGCGACGGGGTACCTTCGACATGGTTGGAGGTGGCGAAGGCGGTATTGGCGTTGGTGGCAAAAGGCACCACGGTGGTCAGGTTGCCAAATGCGCTGGTAAACGGCACGGCCTGCGAACCGCTATGGCAGGTGGCACAGCGATTGGCGTCAGGAAGAGGATACGGGATCGGGCCGACGCCGTTATGCTGGGCGCCGCCGCCATGGCAGCTCTCGCAACCGAGACCCTGCTCGTTGTGGGGAGAATTCTGCTGATACTGGGCAACGATCCCTTCGCCGGTCAACGGGTCGGTTACGGCGCTGTGGCACTGGATACAGGCCGTATCCCCCACCGTCGCCACGTTGCCGAACAGAGGCGATGCCGCCTGGTTCGACCCCTCCTTGTTGCCGGAGCCGCAGCCGGCGAGTGCTGCCGTCATGACGAACGCGGCCAGTAGCGCTGCATACTTCGACACTCTTCTCCTCATGCTGTTTCCTCCTTGGTTGGTGTGTGCTTGCTAATAGGTACCCGGCAGGTGGCACTTCGTACAGACCTTGCTCCCCGCCCGATCACGATAGTTGTCGCTGATGCTCCCCCAGTTCCGCGGATGGGGATTGGTCCCGCCCAGCTTCGCACTGTGGCACTGCACGCAGACGTCGCCATCGGGATGGCACGCCTGGCACGACTGCAGGTTACGCCGCGCTTCCGTCGCATGTTCGAACAACGCCGGCGCGTACTTCTGGTGGTTCGGGCCGAGCATCAGGTGCGATTTGATCCGCAACGACCCTTTCGGGAACCGGCTGTGGCACTCCGAGCAGTACGATGCGTCATGGCACCGGTTGCAGCTCTGCGGGTTGTCCAGCGCCTTCACCGGATGCAGGCTCAAAAAGTTGCTCCGGTGGCTCTTCGGTACGTAGTCGTTGTGGTAGTTCCGCGTGCTCAGGTCACGGTCGATACCCCCGCCGGAATGGCAGTCCAGGCAGAACGACTGGTCATGGCACTGGGAGCAGTTGCTCCCCGCCTTGCTCGCCAGCACCCGGTGCCCCCGGACCCAGTCCCCTTCGTGATTCGGCGCCACACCTTCGCTCTTGTGACAGCTGTTGCAGTCACTGATCGCCGTTGTGGCGTACTCCTTGTGGGACATTTTCTCGGCAAGGGCCATCTGTACGGAGAAGGTTGTCACGGTTATCAGCAGTGTTGCTAGGAACCATTTCTTCACAGATTTCCCCCCTTTCTAAAAGTCGTAGTCAAAGACGAAGCGTCCTTGGACGTTGCTCGAGAACTGATCGGTCACCGTGTTCTCTACCCGCAGCGACGCGGTCATGCTCTTGTTCAGCTTGTACTTCCCACCCAGCCAGTAGGTCCGGGCGATTTCGTCCTGCAGCAGCGAGTCCCGCTGGTAGACGTCGTAGGCGATCCCACCCGAAACCTGCAACGCCTTGGTCAGGTCGTAGTAGGCGTCGACGATGATCCCGTTGGTGCTGCCGTTGTAACCCTGGTTGTTGTCGTACTCGACATTCAGCTGCAGCGGGTCGATCGGCCGCAGGATGCACCCCAGGTGGTAGATGTGGCCCTTGCCACCCTCCTGGAAGAACTGCGCCGTGTAGCCGCCGTTCAGGGTGATCATCTCGTTGATCGTGTAGTCGACCCGGAAGGCCGCTTCACGATACCGGTCCACGGCAAACACCGAGTAGATCGAGGTGCTGTCGAAGGTCGGATAGCTCTGGTAATATTCACCGGTGAAGATCAGGTTCGCCAGCGGGAAGTACTTGATCCCTCCCAGCAACTCGTTGAACGTCTCGGCGGTCAGATCGTACCGCCCGTTACCGTAAATCTTGATGTTGTTGAACAGGTACTGCTTGAACGTCGCCCCCAGCATATCCTGGGCGATATCCCAGTCGTCCCACTTCCGGAACCAGCTGAACTCGAAGTCCGTCGCCTTGAACCCCTGCAGATAGGCCGAAACGCCCAGCGCCAGGTTCCCGCCGTGGCCCCCTTCGTTGTCCAGATCGAAGATCACGTTCCGACCGCCGAACGCCGAGAAGGCGACCGGCCCGACGTTCTTCAACGTCACCTGGGCACCGTCGACGATTGCCGTCCCGGCTTCTTCGTTGACGAACTGCCGCCCCAGCCGGAAGTCGACCTTGTCGAACAGGTCGCGATATTCGCCGTAGAGGTAGTACAGCCTGCTGTTGAACCCGTTCCCGTTGTTCAGGTCCTGCGTCATCCGTCCGTAACCGTAGATGGATGCCTTCCCCGCCTTGTCGAGGTTCGTCACCGACAACCGCAGGTACTCCGCCAGGTCCGTTTCACGACGACTGTTGTAATCGTTGTTGAACCACAGGAGCTGGGTCGAGCTTCTGCCGTGGATCTCCGCCGACCACGCCGCCGGCGCCACCAGGAGCGTTCCCAGCAGAAGAACCCCTGTTAACCCTTTCATTCCCATTCAGTGGACCTCCTTTCGCAAAAAATACAATTAAACGTCCGCTCAATTCCGGAGAAAGCGGCCCCGGCTTACGTTCCGGCACAGACGGATCGGCTGGGCCAGCTCCGCTAAACCCTGTTTAATTGTCGTCGCAACGGCAATGCACATCCTGCCGGCCCGAATTTGAACCGGAAACTTCGCTTCACCTCCTTCGCACGGTAATCGGGAAATGGCGGATGGGTAAAAAAAGCTGACAGGATGACGAGAAAGAAGACGGTAAGGTGGGAAGCGCCATAGCGGATGCCCCGGGAAGCGGAAACGGGCTGGCGAGCTGCGGAAACATGGCGGTTGGGGAGAATGCGGCAAACGGCTCCCCCGCTCGGAAGATACTGCAACAGTGGCATGTTTTCACCCACATCGTCCCTGACGTAGCTGGAAAAGCAAACTGCATGGCCCTGTTCCTCCCGGGCGGGTGTAGCTCCGCTGATACCTATCAGTTAGCTAAATTTAACGCGTATTTTGTCATGTGCAAGCGATTAATTTTCTAGCTGGCGGTTATTTTACGGTGGGCGTCGGAAACTTTTACGGAAGGGAGCGAAGCGGGGGCGTCACGGCAGCAAGACTTACGGCTGGTGGGCCGGCGGGAGCGGGTCCGTTTCGGCGGCGACCAGTTCCGCGGTGACGCTGCCGAGGGGAACCTGCGTTTCCAGCTTGACCGGCACCTTCTTGTCGTCGTCGGTGAGCCAGACCAGCATATCGCCGGTCCGACGGAAGAATCCGGCCGTCTTGAGCAGCGGGTGCACCACCAGGGTATCGACTTCGCGGAACCCGGGAAGCCGCAGGTGTTCCCGCCGCAGGACCTCGACGGTGGTCGGGGCGTACTCGTTGCTGTCGAACAGCTGCAGCAGCACCGGCTTGCCGACCGCCAGCGGTTGGCTGCGCAGATAGTAAAACCCGGAGATCATATCCATCACGTCGCCGCGGGGCAGTTGGTGATTGGCATAACGTTTGTTAAGCCGGTCAACCCAGAAGGCGTTCCGTTCGCGCAGCATCAGGGTGAAACCGGTATCGCCGACGAAATTCCCCTCGTGCTGGCGGATTCGGGTCAGCAGGTAGTTCCCCTTGATCAGCCGGGTATCGACGAAATCATTGACCGGATAAAACGTCGAGGTGAACTCGTTGGAGGTAATTTTCGTGGTGATCCGGACCTCGCCGTTACTGTTGGTCGCTTCCATTACCGCCGTGCCGACCGGCATGCCGAGGAGAACGATCCGGTAGGTGAGCTTTTCCCGGGCAACGGGGACAAATTCGGCACCACTGCGCACCGGCCCCTGCTTCAGGACCGCGGGGGGCCAGCCGGGGACCGTCGAGTGAACGGGAACGGGGATCGGCGGTTCCGGGGGAACGGCCGCCTGCTTGTCAGCAGCGACCGCTGGCGACTCGGTGGCGGCCGGCGGCTCCGCAGGGACTTTTGCCATGGCGGCCGGCTGATTGTCCTGACGGGGGGGCGGTTCGGGACGGACCGGCGGCGGCTGTTCCTCCGTAGCGGCAGGTTCTGCGGCCGGCGCCGGCTTGGCGACCGGCGGGGCGGCAGGGGCCGGGGTATCCGCCTGCAAGGCAACGGTAATCGCCGGCAGGAGCGGAATCGGTGCCCGGAGGGCGAAGGGGCCGAACCAGCTCATCATCAGGCCACCGAGCAGGTGCGCCAGCAGGGAGAGGAGGACGAAGGCGGCAAGGGAACCGGTTTTATTGAAATGGGCAATCATGGTGGAATCTAGTTTAGCACGATCCCTGCCGGCCGCGAAACAATCCGGCGCGGGCAGAAAAAAAGCCGGGCTCCCTGGGGAGCCCGGCGGATGACTGCATAACAACCTGTGCTGCTACGGACGTGTTGCCGTGAAGGTACCGGTGGTCCCGGAGGCAGCGCCGTACCATACTGCTGCGTCAGGATACGCCGTCGCATCGATGGTGATGCTGCCGGTCAACTGACCGTGCTGCATCCAGTCGATACCGTCGAAGATCAGCCGCTTGGTATAGTACCGGTTGTGGGCATAGGCACCAGCCTCGTTGTCGATCAGCTGCGAGTTCTGGAAGGCGCCGTAGGCCCCGTCGGGTACCGTGGTGGTGTTGCTGTAGTTGCTGCCGGTGATGGCGATGCCCAGGTAGTTGGTGATGGTGTTCGCCACATAGGCCTTCAGGAGAGCCGAAGCATTGGCGTAACCCGCCTGCTCTTCGTCGAGAATGGCCTTGCTCATCGGATGGGTGGTATGGCAAGCATCGCAGAGCGCCTGGCTCCGGATCGCCGTACCGTCATCCGTCAGCACGTTGTAGGTGTGGCTGCTGCCCGACATGTGGCAGGCAACGCAGGGACCGTTGGTGCCGGTGCCGGGAACGGCAGCGGTACCGATCTTGTCATGCTCGAAGTACGACTTGTTGGTGTAGTCGGCACCCGGGTATTCCCAGCCGATGTGGGTCTGGGCGCTGAACAGCGTTCCGGCGGCCGGCGCGTGGTGACCGGCGAACCGGGAAGAACGGGCCGACTGGGTGTTGCCGCGACCGGCGTGGCAGACGACGCAGACGTTGGATTTGCTGACGTTAGGCAGGGTGATCGCCGCGCTGTTGTAAGTGTAGTCGACGGTGATGGCCCCAGGGTTGCGGAGCGCGCCGGTACCGGCATCCTTGTGGCAGCCCCAGCAGTAAAGCAGCTCGTTCTGCCGCTTGGATCCGCCCTTCTGGTTCCAGCCAATGAGGTGCGAGAAGCTGTTGTTGAGCGGATCGTAGGTGGTCGGCGAATTCAGGTAGTTGGACAGACCAGTGGCAGTATGGCACTTCTGGCAGGAACCACGGTCGTCGGTACCGTCGGACTTCAGCGTAGAATCCCAGTTGTAGTGGCTCCAGGTGCTGGTGTTGGTATCGACATAGGCCTGGGTAACCGCATCCAGTTCGGCGGCAGTGCGGAGGTTAGCAGCAGCGGCAGCATACTTGGCGTTCAGCAGGCCGCCGGCATGGCCCGAACGACCCCAGTCGGTGTGGATCGTGGCCTGGGTCGGATCGTTGGTGGTATTGCTGGTGTTGGTCTTGGCTTCGTGACCGTGGCAGTCGAAGCAGGGGCCCTTGTAGTTCGGGTCGGTCGTGTTGGTCAGCCGGATGACGTAGCCGGTGATCCAGGTATTGCTGCTGTCGGCGGCCGAAGTCATGTTGGCGAACGGCAGGGTCAAGAGCGAAGCCATCCCCTTCTCACGGTGCGTGGAAAGGATGGTTCTGTTCCAGCGGGTGTTGTGCTCGTACTTCAGCGTCCCGGAAGCGGCCGTGTTCGAACCGATCACCCGGGTCTGGTTGTAGTTGTACAGGTTGTGGCAGCTGGTGCAGAGGTTGAACTGGTCGGTCTTGCCGCTCTTGCTCGGGTTCCAGAGCACCAGGTTACCGTTGTTGTCGCGCCCTTTCACGCCGCGCAGCCCGCCGCCATGCTGATGGCAGGTTTCGCACTTGAAGGCGGTGTAACCGCTGGTTACCACCGGCGGTCCGTAGGCGGCGTTATCCAGCACACCCGGATAGGTGGTGGTGCCGATGGTCCCGGAAGCCAGTTCGCCGGTGAAGCCGGACTGGTTGGAGAGGACGGCCCCTTCATGGGTATGGCAGCGGATGCAGAGCCCGCTGGTGTGCGACGGGGTACCTTCGACGTGATTGGAGGTATCGAAGGCGGTGTTCGCATTGGTCGACGGAGCTACCGTCGCCACGCCACCGACCGTGAAGCTCTGAGTGCCGTCATGACACGCGGCACAACGGTTGGCATCGGGGGTGGGATACGGGATCGGGCCGACGCCGTTATGCTGGGCGCCGCCGCCGTGGCAGCTCTCGCAACCGAGGCCATCCTGGTTGTGGGGAGAATTCTGCTGATACTGGGCAACGATCCCTTCGCCGGTCAACGGATCGGTTACGGCGCTGTGGCACTGGATACAGGCGGTATCGCCCACCGAAGCCACGCCACCGAAACCGGTGGTATTCGACCCTTCCTTGTTGCCGGAGCCGCAGCCAGCGAGTGCTGCCGTCATGACGAACGCGGCCAGCAGCGCTGCATACTTTGATGCTGTTCTACTCATGCTGTTTCCTCCTTGGTTGGTGTGTGCTTGCTAATAGGTACCCGGCAGGTGGCACTTCGTACAGACCTTGCTCCCCGCCCGATCACGATAGTTGTCGCTGATGCTCCCCCAGTTCCGCGGATGGGGATTGGTCCCGCCCAGCTTCGCACTGTGGCACTGCACGCAGACGTCGCCATCGGGATGGCACGCCTGGCACGATTGCAGGTTACGCCGCGCTTCCGTCGCATGTTCGAACAACGC contains:
- a CDS encoding cytochrome C; this translates as MKKWFLATLLITVTTFSVQMALAEKMSHKEYATTAISDCNSCHKSEGVAPNHEGDWVRGHRVLASKAGSNCSQCHDQSFCLDCHSGGGIDRDLSTRNYHNDYVPKSHRSNFLSLHPVKALDNPQSCNRCHDASYCSECHSRFPKGSLRIKSHLMLGPNHQKYAPALFEHATEARRNLQSCQACHPDGDVCVQCHSAKLGGTNPHPRNWGSISDNYRDRAGSKVCTKCHLPGTY
- a CDS encoding DUF3108 domain-containing protein, yielding MIAHFNKTGSLAAFVLLSLLAHLLGGLMMSWFGPFALRAPIPLLPAITVALQADTPAPAAPPVAKPAPAAEPAATEEQPPPVRPEPPPRQDNQPAAMAKVPAEPPAATESPAVAADKQAAVPPEPPIPVPVHSTVPGWPPAVLKQGPVRSGAEFVPVAREKLTYRIVLLGMPVGTAVMEATNSNGEVRITTKITSNEFTSTFYPVNDFVDTRLIKGNYLLTRIRQHEGNFVGDTGFTLMLRERNAFWVDRLNKRYANHQLPRGDVMDMISGFYYLRSQPLAVGKPVLLQLFDSNEYAPTTVEVLRREHLRLPGFREVDTLVVHPLLKTAGFFRRTGDMLVWLTDDDKKVPVKLETQVPLGSVTAELVAAETDPLPPAHQP
- a CDS encoding multiheme c-type cytochrome, yielding MSRTASKYAALLAAFVMTAALAGCGSGNKEGSNTTGFGGVASVGDTACIQCHSAVTDPLTGEGIVAQYQQNSPHNQDGLGCESCHGGGAQHNGVGPIPYPTPDANRCAACHDGTQSFTVGGVATVAPSTNANTAFDTSNHVEGTPSHTSGLCIRCHTHEGAVLSNQSGFTGELASGTIGTTTYPGVLDNAAYGPPVVTSGYTAFKCETCHQHGGGLRGVKGRDNNGNLVLWNPSKSGKTDQFNLCTSCHNLYNYNQTRVIGSNTAASGTLKYEHNTRWNRTILSTHREKGMASLLTLPFANMTSAADSSNTWITGYVIRLTNTTDPNYKGPCFDCHGHEAKTNTSNTTNDPTQATIHTDWGRSGHAGGLLNAKYAAAAANLRTAAELDAVTQAYVDTNTSTWSHYNWDSTLKSDGTDDRGSCQKCHTATGLSNYLNSPTTYDPLNNSFSHLIGWNQKGGSKRQNELLYCWGCHKDAGTGALRNPGAITVDYTYNSAAITLPNVSKSNVCVVCHAGRGNTQSARSSRFAGHHAPAAGTLFSAQTHIGWEYPGADYTNKSYFEHDKIGTAAVPGTGTNGPCVACHMSGSSHTYNVLTDDGTAIRSQALCDACHTTHPMSKAILDEEQAGYANASALLKAYVANTITNYLGIAITGSNYSNTTTVPDGAYGAFQNSQLIDNEAGAYAHNRYYTKRLIFDGIDWMQHGQLTGSITIDATAYPDAAVWYGAASGTTGTFTATRP